In Halorhabdus tiamatea SARL4B, a genomic segment contains:
- the cmk gene encoding (d)CMP kinase, with translation MLITVSGPAGSGKSTLAASLADALDYDHVSGGDIFRSLAEERGMTPLELNKQAEEDDAIDRDLDRRLRDIARDRDDLVLESRLAGWMAGEYADLKLWLDAPLGVRAERISQRENKPVEQARTETKERAESEAHRYQDYYDIDIEDLSIYDLAINTARWSPQGMLSVVLHAVESYEANGDEGKAPIEGVSYDF, from the coding sequence ATGTTGATAACCGTCTCCGGACCGGCCGGGAGCGGGAAGAGCACGCTCGCGGCCAGCCTCGCTGACGCCCTGGACTACGATCACGTCAGCGGCGGCGATATCTTTCGCTCGCTCGCCGAGGAGCGCGGCATGACGCCGCTGGAACTCAACAAGCAGGCCGAAGAAGACGACGCGATCGATCGTGACCTAGATCGCCGTCTTCGGGACATCGCTCGCGATCGGGACGATCTCGTGCTTGAATCCCGACTCGCGGGGTGGATGGCCGGCGAGTACGCCGATCTCAAGCTCTGGCTCGACGCCCCGCTCGGGGTTCGCGCCGAGCGGATCTCCCAGCGGGAGAACAAACCGGTCGAGCAGGCCCGAACCGAGACGAAGGAGCGCGCCGAGAGCGAAGCTCATCGCTACCAGGACTACTACGACATCGATATCGAGGACCTCTCGATTTACGACCTGGCGATCAACACCGCCCGGTGGAGTCCCCAGGGCATGTTGAGCGTCGTCCTCCACGCCGTCGAGTCCTACGAGGCCAACGGCGACGAGGGCAAAGCCCCTATCGAGGGCGTCTCCTACGACTTCTAA
- a CDS encoding DUF106 domain-containing protein has product MARTGEKIDRLVADDASMETAIQTVLATAEEQGTVAWGDVSDELTSGQWGRLIETGLLVDADGDGFVIDDPDGVHEALEETDADAEDDDSGWSTWDKLAGVGVIALFLGYSMTSIRNLVGGSIDLILGPLESLLPFYLVILVLATLTGLWSTLLQDNLMDMSGMSQHQEKMEELNERREAAQERGDQEELDRIQQEQMDMMSDQLGAFTKQFRPMVWIMLLTIPVFLWMYWRVPQLAVDGNAIVMPFFGSKESWGAGTLGPWPAWLFWYFICSLSFTQIIRKALNVQTSPT; this is encoded by the coding sequence ATGGCACGTACCGGTGAGAAGATAGATCGGCTCGTGGCTGACGACGCCAGCATGGAGACCGCGATCCAGACAGTGTTGGCGACGGCCGAAGAGCAGGGAACTGTCGCGTGGGGCGACGTCAGCGACGAGTTGACCAGCGGTCAGTGGGGTCGCCTCATCGAGACGGGTCTGCTCGTCGACGCCGACGGCGACGGGTTCGTGATCGACGATCCCGACGGCGTTCACGAAGCGCTCGAGGAGACCGACGCCGACGCCGAAGACGACGACAGCGGGTGGTCGACCTGGGACAAACTCGCCGGCGTCGGCGTTATCGCACTCTTCTTGGGCTACTCGATGACGTCCATCCGAAATTTGGTCGGCGGGTCGATCGATCTCATCCTCGGCCCGCTGGAATCGCTGTTGCCCTTCTACCTGGTCATTCTCGTGCTCGCGACGCTCACCGGCCTGTGGTCGACGCTGCTACAGGACAACCTCATGGACATGAGCGGGATGAGCCAGCATCAAGAGAAGATGGAAGAGCTCAACGAGCGCCGGGAAGCCGCCCAGGAGCGCGGCGATCAGGAGGAACTCGATCGGATCCAGCAAGAACAGATGGATATGATGAGCGATCAGCTGGGTGCGTTCACCAAGCAGTTCCGCCCGATGGTGTGGATCATGCTGCTGACGATCCCGGTGTTCCTGTGGATGTACTGGCGGGTTCCGCAACTCGCCGTCGACGGGAACGCCATCGTCATGCCATTTTTCGGCTCGAAAGAGAGCTGGGGTGCCGGGACGCTCGGCCCGTGGCCGGCCTGGCTGTTCTGGTATTTCATCTGCTCGCTCAGCTTCACGCAGATCATCCGCAAGGCGCTGAACGTCCAGACGTCGCCGACGTAA
- a CDS encoding RNA-guided pseudouridylation complex pseudouridine synthase subunit Cbf5 produces the protein MALRGPPEDRSPAELLSFGVLNLDKPPGPSAHQVAAWVRDLATVDRAAHAGTLDPKVTGCLPMLLGDATRMAQVFDDSRKEYVAVLELHERLADSAALEAIADEFEGEIYQKPPKKSAVVRRLRSREIHSLDVLEAEDRRVLLSIRCESGTYIRKLCHDMGLALGTGAHMGDLRRAATDPFEDSDLVTMHDFVDALAWWREDDDPQALREVVQPAERALVDLPSVTIAPSAAESVAEGAPVYAPGVIDADDGLDSDAEPLVACYIPNGAAVCLGTLVGDPDSDEGTVVDLERVLV, from the coding sequence ATGGCACTCCGAGGACCCCCCGAGGACCGATCCCCGGCCGAACTGCTGTCCTTTGGCGTGTTGAATCTCGACAAGCCGCCGGGCCCCTCGGCCCACCAGGTCGCCGCCTGGGTCCGGGACCTCGCGACCGTCGACCGGGCGGCCCACGCCGGGACACTCGATCCGAAGGTCACCGGCTGTCTCCCGATGCTGCTCGGCGACGCCACCCGGATGGCCCAGGTCTTCGACGACAGCCGGAAGGAATACGTCGCTGTCCTCGAACTCCACGAACGCCTCGCCGATTCCGCCGCACTGGAGGCCATCGCTGACGAGTTCGAGGGCGAGATCTACCAGAAGCCGCCGAAGAAAAGCGCCGTCGTCCGTCGGCTGCGCTCTCGGGAGATCCACAGTCTGGACGTACTGGAAGCCGAGGACCGCCGTGTCCTCCTCTCGATCCGGTGTGAGAGTGGCACCTACATCCGAAAGCTCTGTCACGACATGGGGCTGGCGCTGGGCACCGGCGCGCACATGGGCGACCTCCGCCGGGCGGCGACCGACCCCTTCGAGGATAGCGATCTGGTAACGATGCACGACTTCGTCGACGCGCTCGCGTGGTGGCGCGAAGACGACGACCCACAAGCGCTTCGGGAGGTCGTCCAGCCCGCCGAACGCGCGCTCGTCGATCTCCCGTCGGTCACGATCGCACCGAGCGCCGCGGAGTCAGTTGCGGAGGGGGCACCCGTCTACGCGCCGGGTGTGATCGACGCCGACGACGGGCTCGATTCTGACGCCGAACCGCTCGTCGCCTGCTACATTCCGAACGGCGCGGCGGTGTGTCTGGGGACCCTCGTCGGCGACCCGGATTCCGATGAGGGGACCGTTGTGGATCTCGAGCGCGTGCTGGTCTGA
- a CDS encoding universal stress protein, whose amino-acid sequence MIERVLVAMDDSEMGEKALRYALEAHPDAEVTVLHVVGEPSPMMGQAVGLALEDDVQAAAEELAAAVLDRAREIADEYDAEVETKVGWGTPAKVIVSRAADFDTVVIGSHSGSLADQLFVGNVAQKVFRRSPVPVTTVR is encoded by the coding sequence ATGATCGAACGCGTCCTCGTGGCGATGGACGACTCCGAGATGGGCGAGAAGGCCCTCAGATACGCTCTCGAGGCACATCCCGACGCCGAGGTGACTGTACTGCACGTCGTCGGCGAGCCCTCGCCGATGATGGGACAGGCAGTCGGACTGGCGCTCGAAGACGACGTCCAGGCGGCGGCAGAGGAACTCGCCGCGGCGGTACTCGACCGGGCTCGCGAGATAGCCGACGAGTACGACGCCGAGGTGGAAACCAAAGTCGGGTGGGGAACGCCGGCGAAGGTGATCGTCTCCCGTGCAGCTGACTTCGATACGGTCGTCATCGGCAGTCACAGCGGGTCGCTGGCCGACCAGCTGTTCGTGGGCAACGTCGCCCAGAAAGTGTTCCGCCGATCGCCCGTCCCCGTCACGACGGTTCGGTGA
- the hemE gene encoding uroporphyrinogen decarboxylase: MNDLLVRAARGERTERPPVWLMRQAGRHLPEYREIREEYDFLEAVTTPEIAAEITLQPYERYRTDGVVMFSDILTVLEPLGFAYHIESGTGPVVDAPISGPDDVPQTYDDVGSSLAYVGDLLDRLDARVGDETGIIGFAGGPFTLASYAVAGRATRNHYPLRQFTARHPEAFADLLSIVADAVREFLQYQVAHGADVVQLFDTYAGVLPPADYQELILPLHRKILADLEVPTIVFVRNMGGRLDQLTATGADVIGLDWTVEMGTAREQLGDRPVQGNLDPSVLFADPETVRERTREVIEQAGPRGHVLNLGHGLHRDTPIEGVEAFVETAKSIER, translated from the coding sequence ATGAACGACTTACTCGTGCGGGCCGCCCGCGGCGAGCGCACCGAACGCCCACCGGTGTGGCTGATGCGTCAGGCCGGCCGACACCTCCCCGAGTACCGCGAGATACGCGAGGAGTACGACTTCCTCGAAGCTGTCACGACACCCGAGATCGCCGCAGAGATCACACTCCAGCCCTACGAGCGGTATCGAACCGACGGCGTCGTGATGTTCTCGGACATTCTGACGGTTCTCGAACCGCTCGGCTTCGCCTATCACATCGAGTCCGGCACTGGCCCCGTCGTCGACGCACCGATCTCCGGGCCAGACGATGTCCCGCAAACGTACGACGACGTCGGATCGTCACTGGCGTACGTCGGCGACTTGCTCGACCGACTCGACGCCCGGGTCGGCGACGAGACGGGGATCATCGGCTTCGCCGGCGGCCCGTTCACGCTTGCCTCGTACGCGGTCGCGGGACGGGCGACGCGAAATCACTACCCGCTCCGGCAGTTCACGGCCCGCCACCCCGAGGCGTTCGCGGACCTGCTCTCGATCGTGGCCGACGCTGTCCGGGAGTTCCTCCAGTACCAGGTCGCCCACGGCGCGGACGTCGTCCAGCTGTTCGACACCTACGCCGGGGTGTTGCCGCCGGCAGACTATCAGGAACTCATTCTGCCACTCCACCGGAAAATTCTGGCCGACCTCGAGGTCCCGACGATCGTCTTCGTCCGGAACATGGGCGGCCGCCTCGACCAGTTGACTGCGACGGGTGCCGACGTGATCGGTCTCGACTGGACCGTCGAGATGGGTACGGCCCGCGAACAGTTAGGAGATCGCCCTGTCCAGGGGAATCTCGATCCGTCCGTCCTCTTCGCCGATCCCGAGACCGTCCGCGAGCGAACGCGCGAGGTAATCGAGCAGGCGGGACCGCGGGGACACGTTCTCAACCTCGGTCACGGCCTCCATCGGGACACACCCATCGAGGGCGTCGAGGCGTTCGTCGAGACCGCAAAGTCGATCGAGCGCTGA
- a CDS encoding inorganic phosphate transporter, whose protein sequence is MISILLLVGLATAGFVGFNIGGSSTGVAWGPSVGANVVSKTGAAALMTGFVFLGGWTVGRNVIDTLGGQIVPKAAFSIEASIVVLTFIGLGMLVANIYGVPVSTSMTAVGAIAGLGLATQSLEWAVLGEIAVWWLISPVVGFWLGSIVGRYVYPYLDRYFALTQSEGSLVTVERSGGVPTPRLGPGTTTREFVSTVVVFLIACYMSFSAGASNVANAVAPLVGGGLLEPDMAVILGTATIGIGSFTIARRTMESVGNGITDLPLLAAMVVMVIGATITTIASAMGIPISLALSTVMTIVGLGWGRATRPATATELARGEIDADVSVDAIATETDDEVPAIGEESGEDLQGAGDLFDPSVVVRFVAFWIIGPTVATALSYATFVLLPIAGTV, encoded by the coding sequence ATGATCTCTATCCTCTTGCTCGTCGGACTCGCGACCGCCGGGTTCGTCGGGTTCAACATCGGTGGGTCCTCGACCGGTGTCGCCTGGGGCCCCTCGGTCGGCGCGAACGTCGTCAGCAAGACCGGCGCGGCGGCGTTGATGACCGGTTTCGTCTTCCTCGGCGGCTGGACGGTCGGTCGGAACGTCATCGACACGCTCGGCGGGCAGATCGTCCCGAAGGCGGCGTTCTCGATCGAAGCCAGCATCGTCGTGCTCACGTTCATCGGGCTGGGCATGCTGGTGGCGAACATCTACGGCGTGCCCGTCTCGACGTCGATGACGGCCGTCGGTGCAATAGCCGGTCTCGGCCTCGCGACCCAGTCTCTGGAGTGGGCCGTCCTGGGCGAGATCGCCGTCTGGTGGCTCATCTCTCCGGTCGTCGGCTTCTGGCTGGGCTCCATCGTCGGCCGGTACGTCTATCCGTACCTCGATCGGTACTTCGCGCTGACCCAGTCCGAGGGCTCGCTCGTCACTGTCGAGCGATCCGGCGGGGTTCCCACCCCCCGACTCGGTCCGGGGACGACGACCCGGGAATTCGTGAGTACGGTCGTCGTCTTCCTCATCGCGTGTTACATGTCCTTCAGTGCCGGCGCGTCGAACGTGGCAAACGCCGTCGCGCCGCTGGTCGGTGGCGGGCTGCTCGAGCCCGATATGGCCGTCATCCTCGGGACGGCCACGATCGGCATCGGGTCGTTCACCATCGCCCGCCGGACGATGGAGTCCGTCGGCAACGGGATCACCGACCTCCCGCTGCTGGCGGCGATGGTCGTGATGGTCATCGGCGCGACGATTACCACCATCGCGTCGGCGATGGGCATCCCGATCAGCCTGGCGCTGTCGACGGTCATGACGATCGTCGGCCTGGGGTGGGGGCGGGCGACACGACCGGCGACGGCGACTGAACTCGCCCGCGGGGAGATCGACGCCGACGTGTCGGTCGACGCCATCGCGACCGAGACCGACGACGAGGTGCCGGCCATCGGCGAGGAGTCCGGCGAGGACCTCCAGGGGGCTGGCGACCTCTTCGATCCGTCGGTCGTCGTCCGGTTCGTCGCCTTCTGGATCATCGGCCCGACGGTCGCGACGGCCCTGTCCTACGCCACGTTCGTCCTGTTACCGATCGCCGGGACTGTCTGA
- a CDS encoding ATP-binding protein yields the protein MSCLLTDPKTVLAVGGSPSDLDAVRSLLVDSAAEDVVEAEDIEDVGSMVGVRDDIGCVLAVDVDESTFVDVYDTARNADEYVPIVVYATVEESLVTAVSQRSRCRFLPRSADAHALEGVVEDALAAYDSDRNEGADSAILETLLAEGKLSMFAKDDRGRYVRFADVPYTADPAEARGKTDPEVFSQRAVSEAALADDLRVVETGEPVRDKLEEFTGTGGEYWSESTKIPWRKDGEIIGLVGYAKDVSKRMQYKKRFEEERRRFDKFASYVSHDLRTPLQIIVGALERAREGDEEALDRIERATDRISEIIDDLSALSKGDTSETNFSEEVLDALDIGVSTTEFPSLLESVWRLDSPETATLEVDVPDGTEIVAETETVRPLVENLLKNAVDHAGPDVTVRVGTMGRGFFVADDGPGIPPDERDRIFEEGYTTAEDGSGTGLTIVSETATQQDWELAVSESESGGARFEITDCPVVEPSTTKTGEPLSLSTNEDIGDVSVVGEASYDPDTDAWTVVGNGRDIWQDIDEFHFVYATTDEPVRIQGRLAELDGVQEYSKAGLMVRDGLGADDALALIGATRDYGSETLWRTRTGDNAESIQYEEPYDAFQWYQLVVDDRGVTLSFSTDGEDWQALDQLPIELEAPYHVGLAVCSHTDDLTAEARFENVTVHELDG from the coding sequence ATGAGTTGTCTCCTTACAGATCCGAAAACGGTGCTCGCCGTCGGCGGATCCCCTTCAGATCTCGATGCTGTTCGGTCACTGCTTGTCGATTCAGCCGCCGAAGATGTCGTCGAAGCCGAGGACATCGAGGACGTCGGATCGATGGTTGGGGTCCGAGACGATATCGGCTGTGTGCTCGCGGTCGACGTCGACGAGTCGACGTTCGTCGACGTCTACGATACCGCTCGAAACGCAGACGAGTACGTCCCGATCGTCGTCTACGCCACCGTCGAGGAGTCCTTGGTCACGGCAGTCAGCCAGCGGTCGAGGTGTCGGTTCCTTCCGCGGTCGGCTGACGCCCACGCACTCGAGGGGGTTGTCGAAGACGCCCTCGCCGCGTACGACAGCGATCGCAACGAGGGGGCAGACAGTGCGATCCTCGAGACGCTGCTCGCGGAGGGGAAACTGTCGATGTTTGCCAAGGACGACCGGGGGCGATACGTTCGCTTTGCCGACGTGCCCTACACGGCCGACCCGGCTGAGGCCAGGGGCAAGACCGATCCGGAAGTCTTCTCTCAGCGAGCGGTTTCGGAGGCAGCGCTCGCTGACGACCTCCGGGTCGTCGAGACGGGCGAGCCGGTCCGTGACAAGTTAGAAGAGTTCACCGGAACCGGCGGGGAGTACTGGTCTGAGTCGACGAAGATACCGTGGCGAAAAGACGGTGAAATCATCGGCCTGGTCGGGTACGCTAAAGACGTCTCCAAGCGAATGCAGTACAAGAAACGGTTCGAGGAAGAGCGCCGCCGCTTCGACAAGTTCGCGAGTTACGTCTCACACGACCTTCGGACGCCGTTGCAGATCATCGTCGGTGCGCTCGAACGCGCTCGTGAGGGGGACGAGGAGGCGCTCGATCGCATCGAGCGCGCGACCGATCGCATCAGCGAGATCATCGACGACCTGAGTGCCCTTTCGAAGGGTGATACGTCAGAGACGAACTTCTCCGAGGAAGTGCTCGACGCCCTCGACATCGGCGTCTCGACGACCGAGTTCCCCTCACTTCTCGAAAGCGTCTGGCGACTCGACAGCCCCGAGACGGCGACCCTCGAGGTCGACGTGCCCGATGGGACCGAGATCGTCGCCGAGACCGAGACGGTCCGGCCGCTGGTCGAGAATCTGCTGAAGAACGCGGTCGATCACGCCGGCCCAGACGTGACTGTCCGCGTCGGGACGATGGGTCGTGGTTTCTTCGTGGCTGATGACGGCCCCGGCATCCCGCCTGACGAGCGAGACCGGATCTTCGAGGAGGGGTATACGACCGCCGAGGACGGAAGCGGGACTGGGCTGACTATCGTCAGCGAGACAGCCACCCAGCAGGACTGGGAACTCGCTGTCTCCGAGAGCGAGTCGGGCGGCGCGCGTTTCGAGATCACCGACTGCCCGGTCGTCGAACCCTCGACCACGAAAACGGGTGAACCGCTCTCGCTTTCGACAAACGAGGACATCGGTGACGTCTCCGTCGTGGGCGAGGCGAGCTACGACCCGGACACAGACGCCTGGACGGTCGTCGGGAACGGCCGGGACATCTGGCAGGACATCGACGAGTTCCACTTCGTGTACGCGACCACCGACGAACCCGTCCGCATTCAGGGTCGACTGGCCGAACTCGACGGGGTCCAGGAGTACAGCAAGGCCGGGTTGATGGTTCGGGACGGACTCGGGGCCGACGACGCGCTCGCGCTGATCGGTGCGACCCGGGATTACGGGAGCGAGACGCTCTGGCGCACTCGAACCGGCGACAACGCCGAGAGTATCCAGTACGAGGAGCCCTACGATGCCTTCCAGTGGTATCAACTCGTGGTGGACGACCGGGGCGTGACGCTGTCGTTCTCGACGGACGGCGAGGACTGGCAGGCGCTCGATCAGTTGCCGATCGAACTCGAGGCCCCTTATCACGTCGGGCTGGCCGTCTGTAGCCACACCGACGACTTGACCGCCGAAGCGCGTTTCGAGAACGTCACCGTCCACGAACTCGACGGGTAG
- the secY gene encoding preprotein translocase subunit SecY gives MSWKDTAEPLLTRMPSVARPEGHVPFKRKLGWTAGVLVLFFFLTNINIYGLGTGGSNAFGRFSSILASQQGSILQLGIGPIVTASIVLQLLGGADLLGLDTQNNPRDQVLYQGLQKLLVLVMIVLTGFPMVFAADFLPAESVLGLSTGIVKWLMFAQIFAGGVLILYMDEVISKWGVGSGIGLFIVAGVSQSLVGGIIGFPQISGNWGFIPSWVGMALGYRELPSVLTGSGMIDLLFNQGMIIPLITTVLIFVIVVYAESVRVEIPLSHARVKGARGRFPVKLIYASVLPMILVRALQMNIQFLGRLLNSQLGGLPAWLGTYNDNGQAVSGLFYYLAPIQSPQDWAWFVHNVSAETWQIMIRIGVDLTFMLLGGAIFAVFWVETTDMGPEATAQQIQNSGMQIPGFRQSPGVLEKVLARYIPQVTVIGGALVGLLAVMANMMGTLGNVTGTGLLLTVSITYKLYEEIAEEQLMEMHPMMRQMFG, from the coding sequence ATGAGCTGGAAGGACACCGCCGAACCACTACTCACGCGGATGCCGTCGGTCGCCCGCCCGGAGGGCCACGTGCCCTTCAAGCGCAAGCTGGGCTGGACGGCCGGCGTGTTGGTCCTGTTTTTCTTCCTGACCAACATCAACATCTACGGACTCGGTACCGGGGGCTCGAACGCGTTCGGTCGATTCTCGTCGATCCTCGCCTCACAGCAGGGATCGATCCTGCAACTGGGGATCGGACCGATCGTCACCGCGAGCATCGTCCTGCAGTTGCTTGGCGGGGCCGACTTGCTCGGGCTGGACACCCAGAACAACCCGCGCGATCAGGTGCTCTATCAGGGTCTCCAGAAGTTGCTGGTGCTCGTGATGATCGTGCTGACGGGCTTTCCGATGGTGTTCGCCGCGGACTTCCTGCCGGCCGAGTCCGTCTTGGGTCTGAGCACCGGGATCGTGAAGTGGCTCATGTTCGCCCAGATCTTCGCCGGCGGTGTCCTCATCCTCTACATGGACGAGGTGATCAGCAAGTGGGGCGTCGGTAGCGGGATCGGCCTGTTCATCGTCGCCGGCGTCAGCCAGAGTCTCGTCGGCGGGATCATCGGTTTCCCCCAGATCTCCGGCAACTGGGGGTTCATCCCCTCCTGGGTCGGCATGGCGCTGGGCTACCGTGAACTCCCGTCGGTGCTGACTGGGTCCGGGATGATCGACCTGCTGTTCAACCAGGGGATGATCATCCCGCTGATCACGACGGTACTGATCTTCGTGATCGTCGTCTACGCGGAGTCCGTCCGCGTCGAGATTCCGCTGAGTCACGCTCGCGTGAAGGGCGCACGGGGTCGTTTCCCGGTGAAACTCATCTACGCGAGCGTCCTGCCGATGATCCTCGTCCGGGCCCTGCAGATGAACATCCAGTTCCTGGGTCGACTGCTCAACTCCCAGCTTGGCGGGTTGCCCGCCTGGCTCGGGACGTACAACGACAACGGACAGGCAGTCAGCGGCCTGTTCTACTACCTCGCACCGATCCAGAGCCCCCAGGACTGGGCGTGGTTCGTCCACAACGTCTCCGCGGAGACCTGGCAGATCATGATCCGGATCGGCGTGGACCTGACGTTCATGCTGCTCGGCGGCGCGATCTTCGCCGTCTTCTGGGTCGAAACCACCGACATGGGCCCGGAGGCGACCGCCCAACAGATCCAGAACTCCGGCATGCAGATCCCCGGGTTCCGCCAGAGTCCTGGCGTCTTAGAGAAGGTGCTCGCCCGCTACATCCCGCAGGTGACGGTCATCGGCGGGGCTCTGGTCGGGCTACTCGCCGTCATGGCGAACATGATGGGCACGCTCGGCAACGTCACCGGCACCGGCCTGCTGCTGACGGTGAGTATCACCTACAAGCTCTACGAGGAGATCGCCGAGGAGCAACTCATGGAGATGCATCCCATGATGCGCCAGATGTTCGGCTAG
- the hemH gene encoding ferrochelatase, with protein MSTGILLLNFGEPATPEREAVVSYLERIFFNNREIEGDTTEAEARERSRELAERRAGPLIEEYEEIGGSPLNEQARGQAQALEERLRERGHDVETYLGMQFTEPFIDEALEAAIADGHDEIIGLPIYPLSGPSTTVDALEELRAAADEREFDALQEISGWHRHPDYPRLRVDNIEAFADERDVDLTDPDTALVFSAHGTPQHYLAEGSRYDIYVTEYVETVAGLLGIDEYELGYQNHENRGIPWTEPEVEDVIERVDAERVVVEPISFMHEQSETLSELDVELREEAEAAGLEFYRVPIPHDDERFVGVLEDLVEPFIADFDPAVYQFRQCQCRDEPGTMCLNAPLE; from the coding sequence ATGTCGACCGGAATCTTGCTGTTGAACTTCGGCGAACCAGCCACGCCCGAGCGTGAGGCCGTCGTCTCGTATCTCGAACGTATTTTCTTCAACAATCGCGAGATCGAGGGCGACACGACCGAGGCTGAAGCTCGCGAGCGGTCCCGGGAGTTGGCCGAGCGCCGCGCCGGCCCACTCATCGAAGAGTACGAGGAGATCGGTGGCTCACCGCTGAACGAACAGGCTCGCGGTCAGGCACAGGCCCTTGAGGAGCGACTCCGCGAGCGTGGTCACGACGTCGAGACCTACCTCGGGATGCAGTTCACCGAGCCGTTCATCGACGAGGCGCTCGAGGCAGCCATCGCCGACGGTCACGACGAGATCATCGGCCTGCCGATCTACCCGCTCAGCGGCCCCTCGACGACCGTCGACGCCCTCGAAGAACTCCGCGCGGCGGCCGACGAGCGTGAGTTCGACGCGCTCCAGGAAATCTCGGGCTGGCATCGCCACCCCGATTACCCTCGCTTGCGGGTTGACAACATCGAAGCCTTCGCCGACGAGCGTGACGTCGATCTGACTGACCCCGACACGGCGCTGGTATTCTCGGCCCACGGCACGCCACAGCACTACCTCGCGGAGGGCAGCCGGTACGACATCTACGTTACCGAATACGTCGAGACTGTCGCGGGGCTGCTCGGGATCGACGAGTACGAACTCGGCTATCAGAACCACGAGAACCGCGGGATCCCGTGGACCGAACCCGAGGTCGAGGACGTCATCGAGCGGGTTGACGCCGAGCGCGTCGTCGTCGAGCCGATCAGCTTCATGCACGAACAGAGCGAGACACTCTCGGAACTCGACGTCGAGTTGCGCGAGGAAGCCGAGGCGGCGGGTCTGGAGTTCTACCGTGTCCCTATCCCCCACGACGACGAGCGGTTCGTCGGCGTCCTGGAAGATCTCGTCGAGCCCTTCATCGCCGACTTCGATCCCGCAGTCTATCAGTTCCGGCAGTGTCAGTGCCGGGACGAACCGGGGACGATGTGTCTGAACGCGCCCCTGGAGTGA
- a CDS encoding adenylate kinase, with translation MRTPKILLLGPPGAGKGTQSSNLVETFGVEHVTTGDALRSNKEMDISDLGLAYDTPGEYMDRGELVPDEVVNAIVEEALTSADGFVLDGYPRNLEQAEELESMTDLDVIVSLSVGEEELVDRLTGRRVCAECGENYHVEFDKPEEAGVCDECGGELIQREDDTEEAVRNRLEVFAENTQPVIEYYSDRDAFVEINGEQSLDAVWADLEAAVEDELKR, from the coding sequence ATGCGCACTCCGAAGATTCTGCTCCTGGGTCCGCCAGGTGCTGGTAAGGGAACACAGAGTTCGAACCTCGTCGAGACGTTCGGCGTCGAACACGTCACGACGGGTGACGCACTCCGGTCGAACAAGGAGATGGACATCTCCGACCTCGGTCTGGCGTACGACACGCCCGGCGAGTACATGGACCGGGGTGAACTCGTTCCCGACGAGGTCGTCAACGCCATCGTCGAGGAAGCGTTGACGAGTGCCGACGGGTTCGTCCTCGACGGGTATCCCCGCAACTTAGAACAGGCCGAGGAACTCGAATCGATGACCGATCTGGACGTGATCGTCTCGCTGTCGGTCGGCGAGGAGGAACTCGTCGATCGATTGACTGGCCGGCGGGTCTGTGCGGAATGTGGCGAGAACTACCACGTCGAGTTCGACAAGCCCGAGGAGGCGGGCGTCTGTGACGAGTGTGGCGGGGAGTTGATCCAGCGTGAGGACGACACCGAAGAGGCCGTCCGCAACAGGCTCGAGGTCTTCGCCGAGAACACCCAACCCGTCATCGAGTACTACAGCGATCGTGATGCGTTCGTCGAGATCAACGGCGAACAGTCCCTCGATGCTGTCTGGGCCGACCTCGAGGCCGCCGTCGAAGACGAACTAAAACGTTGA
- a CDS encoding type IV pilin — protein MTLKKLFLGEDRDLSSVEVVLVVGIIAILAVVIGMFLLNMGADSNSPPKTYWEMYSQDTMSPGSITEDRVTVMHDGGAAVAVSEFVVDIGGTEYALADFETPTGSSLKTELKPGGKVRISASSYTGSGSVSNEFSGTPIRLVWENPDTGDTHIVKRITPN, from the coding sequence ATGACACTGAAAAAATTATTCTTAGGCGAAGATCGTGATCTATCGTCAGTTGAGGTCGTCCTCGTGGTGGGGATCATCGCCATTCTCGCCGTGGTCATCGGGATGTTCCTGCTGAACATGGGGGCGGACTCGAATAGCCCGCCGAAGACCTACTGGGAGATGTATTCCCAGGACACCATGTCTCCCGGATCCATTACAGAAGATCGAGTCACCGTAATGCACGATGGCGGTGCTGCAGTCGCTGTCTCCGAGTTCGTCGTCGACATCGGTGGCACCGAGTATGCGCTGGCGGACTTCGAGACACCCACCGGGAGTTCTCTAAAGACCGAACTCAAACCCGGCGGGAAGGTCCGGATCTCCGCAAGCAGCTACACCGGTTCCGGGAGTGTCTCCAACGAGTTCAGTGGCACACCGATACGTCTCGTCTGGGAGAACCCGGACACCGGCGATACCCACATCGTCAAGCGTATCACCCCGAACTGA